The proteins below are encoded in one region of Nilaparvata lugens isolate BPH chromosome X, ASM1435652v1, whole genome shotgun sequence:
- the LOC111050549 gene encoding uncharacterized protein LOC111050549, whose amino-acid sequence MSRMCESGIGSAEMSRESFIERENVGVDPAQLTQALQRVIDGRRNNSALQRDSSASDVESEDQRSVEELEENDQGTAEASDSSSIDTSSIDTSSIDTSSIGTSNNGNWRLYTVITINPKQREQRNNRPPPHQGSETSLMMAFAMIVIFVLILHFIPL is encoded by the coding sequence ATGAGTAGAATGTGCGAATCAGGCATCGGCAGTGCAGAAATGTCTCGAGAAAGTTTCATTGAGAGGGAAAATGTTGGAGTAGACCCCGCACAACTTACACAAGCTCTGCAGCGGGTCATCGATGGACGCAGGAATAACTCAGCACTGCAGAGGGATTCATCTGCATCCGATGTCGAATCCGAGGACCAACGAAGTGTCGAAGAGTTGGAGGAGAATGACCAAGGAACAGCAGAGGCCAGCGACTCAAGTAGCATTGACACAAGTAGCATTGACACGAGTAGCATTGACACAAGTAGCATTGGCACAAGTAACAACGGCAATTGGCGTCTCTACACCGTTATCACAATAAACCCGAAACAGAGAGAGCAACGCAACAACCGACCCCCGCCACACCAAGGTAGCGAGACTTCGTTGATGATGGCATTTGCTATGATTGTCATCTTCGTTTTGATTCTGCACTTCATCCCCTTATGA